A single genomic interval of Nitrospirota bacterium harbors:
- a CDS encoding DUF2309 domain-containing protein: MTIERQTFTDTQRMEVRSYVQLAREVIAPYWPMRTFIHHNPLHGLEGLHFDAAIKRGTQLFGGRGYLSNETFRRYFKSGRISPEDLQATIEPLAAAKQVTFSGRTTSHVDVLMASMVHGISETRVSQSDPPDQDTQQAVRMIESWLKAVGADVTPPTLSLMPWEPAELPLRETCAVWCDRTIGTTIVETINREMVKWCSAFLDEGEASWAMPDRGKKFYQVWKSLATHDMSLRLIGIRNAAQKIAALSDRSEDALLESLTILQIPKAAWEEYLAHQLAALSGWAGYIKWRVDQGNYPWQQQQPIDLVKYLAVRLFYERELVDRSCREALGFPGSADAIRAYMERYPHAYWFRREWVAGCVATSAAKQARRLSKAGRGPDADAWEELGRQEFRQANDRRAEKAVTLAAQRLLDLAQALEIDPPAIESTAPSDVPVLLNWIEGFPASQHGPRWLEAFEASHRRQVLAELATGVRKAAENSQAGDHAAPSRPLAQVVFCIDVRSEVFRRHLEHRGGYETLGLAGFFGVPLDYQPFNAQHAVAHCPVLLKPKNRIREVPRSYHVVQAERHKMAAQLSKAAHMLLHDLKENIVTPYVMVEAVGWLFGLPLFGKTLFPGRYHAISRWLKALLMPSIATTLTVEKITWSEGEEMVATEQQAKIREVVRERFGLHGAALSSSLMEQIRRKAMGTADGTSNDVARTLALSPQDEELFYERLRREYGISPRGVSDRLHRITHTGFSTTEQAYFAEAALRLMGLTSNFSRVVLFCAHGSTSLNNPYESALDCGACGGNQGLPNARAIAAMANNPTVRELLQARGIKIPGDTHFFAAQHDTTSDYVRIVDLEDVPATHRKDLQRLATDLANAGARTALERGTFLDEGANRIDPSTAQQQATRRGDDWAQVRPEWGLSKNSLMVIGRRELTQSVNLHGRSFLHSYDHRQDASGRLLETIMTAPLVVAQWINMEHYFSTVDNEVYGSASKVYHNVVGRIGVMTGVWSDLRIGLPAQTVWNGHEPYHEPMRLLAVIEAPKDRIRAIINRQPLLEQLFDRRWVTLVALEPRDGAFYQYDGMSEWTLLGGESHDQLNTASHERN; encoded by the coding sequence ATGACCATCGAGAGACAGACGTTCACCGATACGCAGCGCATGGAAGTGCGCTCCTACGTCCAATTGGCGAGAGAAGTCATTGCCCCGTATTGGCCGATGCGGACCTTCATCCATCACAATCCCTTACATGGGCTGGAAGGGCTGCATTTCGACGCGGCCATCAAGCGGGGGACACAGCTGTTCGGCGGCCGTGGGTATCTGAGCAACGAGACCTTTCGCCGCTACTTCAAGAGCGGGCGCATTTCCCCGGAAGACCTGCAGGCCACCATCGAGCCTCTTGCCGCTGCGAAACAGGTGACCTTTTCCGGTCGCACCACATCACACGTGGATGTGCTCATGGCGTCAATGGTGCACGGCATTTCCGAGACCCGGGTGAGTCAATCCGATCCGCCGGATCAGGACACACAGCAGGCCGTTCGCATGATTGAGTCCTGGCTCAAGGCCGTGGGCGCCGACGTTACGCCCCCCACCCTGTCGTTGATGCCGTGGGAGCCAGCGGAGCTTCCTCTCCGAGAAACTTGTGCCGTCTGGTGTGACCGGACGATCGGCACGACGATCGTCGAGACGATCAACCGTGAAATGGTCAAGTGGTGCAGCGCCTTCCTCGATGAGGGGGAAGCCTCCTGGGCGATGCCGGATCGCGGCAAGAAGTTTTACCAAGTGTGGAAGTCTCTGGCCACGCACGATATGAGCTTACGGCTCATCGGCATTCGGAATGCGGCGCAGAAAATCGCCGCTCTGTCCGATCGGTCGGAAGACGCCCTCTTAGAGAGTTTGACGATCTTACAAATTCCCAAAGCCGCGTGGGAGGAATATCTGGCGCACCAGTTAGCGGCCTTGTCAGGCTGGGCCGGCTACATCAAGTGGCGTGTCGATCAAGGCAACTATCCCTGGCAACAACAGCAGCCGATCGATCTGGTGAAATATTTGGCGGTCCGCCTATTTTACGAACGCGAACTGGTCGACCGAAGCTGCCGGGAGGCACTCGGATTTCCTGGAAGTGCCGACGCGATCCGCGCCTACATGGAGCGCTATCCCCACGCCTACTGGTTCCGCCGGGAATGGGTGGCAGGCTGTGTGGCGACGTCGGCCGCCAAACAGGCACGCCGGCTGAGCAAGGCCGGACGAGGGCCGGACGCCGACGCCTGGGAGGAACTGGGCCGTCAGGAGTTTCGCCAGGCGAACGACCGCCGGGCGGAGAAGGCTGTGACCCTGGCCGCGCAGCGACTGCTCGATCTGGCGCAAGCCCTGGAGATCGATCCTCCCGCCATCGAATCAACCGCTCCGTCTGATGTCCCTGTCCTGCTCAACTGGATCGAAGGATTTCCTGCCTCGCAGCACGGACCGCGATGGCTTGAGGCGTTTGAGGCCAGCCACCGCCGACAGGTACTGGCCGAACTGGCGACCGGAGTCCGCAAGGCTGCAGAAAACTCTCAGGCAGGAGATCACGCGGCCCCTTCACGACCGCTTGCCCAAGTGGTGTTCTGCATCGATGTACGCTCAGAGGTGTTTCGTCGTCACCTCGAACATCGCGGCGGGTACGAAACCTTGGGGCTTGCCGGATTTTTCGGTGTACCACTAGACTATCAGCCGTTCAATGCACAACATGCGGTGGCCCATTGTCCGGTGCTCCTGAAGCCCAAAAATCGGATTCGGGAGGTGCCTCGAAGCTATCATGTGGTGCAGGCCGAGCGGCACAAGATGGCGGCGCAACTCAGCAAGGCCGCGCACATGCTCCTGCACGACTTGAAGGAAAATATCGTCACGCCCTATGTCATGGTGGAAGCGGTCGGGTGGCTGTTCGGCCTGCCCCTGTTCGGGAAGACCCTGTTCCCTGGCCGGTACCACGCGATTTCCCGGTGGTTGAAGGCGCTCCTCATGCCCTCCATCGCCACGACGTTGACGGTCGAGAAAATTACGTGGAGCGAGGGCGAGGAAATGGTCGCGACCGAACAGCAGGCGAAGATCCGTGAAGTCGTGCGCGAGCGGTTCGGCTTGCACGGCGCGGCTCTCTCGTCCTCGCTCATGGAACAGATTCGCAGAAAGGCCATGGGAACGGCGGACGGAACCAGCAACGACGTGGCCCGAACCTTGGCCCTGTCGCCGCAGGACGAAGAACTGTTCTACGAGCGGCTCCGCCGGGAGTACGGCATCAGTCCACGAGGCGTTTCGGATCGGCTCCACCGTATCACGCATACCGGCTTCTCCACGACCGAGCAGGCCTATTTCGCCGAAGCGGCGCTACGGCTCATGGGGCTCACCTCAAACTTCTCCCGCGTCGTCCTGTTCTGCGCACATGGCAGCACCTCGCTCAATAACCCCTACGAATCGGCGCTCGACTGTGGCGCCTGCGGAGGCAACCAGGGCTTGCCCAATGCGCGCGCCATCGCGGCGATGGCCAATAACCCAACCGTGCGTGAGTTATTGCAAGCACGCGGCATCAAGATTCCAGGCGATACCCATTTCTTCGCCGCGCAACATGACACCACCAGCGATTACGTTCGCATCGTGGATTTGGAGGACGTGCCTGCCACGCACCGGAAAGATCTCCAGCGCCTGGCAACAGACTTGGCCAACGCCGGGGCACGGACCGCACTCGAGCGAGGCACCTTCCTCGACGAGGGGGCCAACAGGATCGACCCCTCGACGGCCCAGCAGCAAGCCACGCGACGGGGCGACGACTGGGCACAGGTTCGTCCGGAATGGGGGCTCTCGAAGAACAGCCTCATGGTGATCGGGCGGCGCGAATTGACTCAGTCCGTCAATTTGCACGGGCGATCGTTCCTCCACTCCTACGATCATCGGCAGGATGCGTCGGGCAGATTACTGGAAACCATCATGACGGCCCCGTTGGTGGTGGCGCAGTGGATCAACATGGAGCATTACTTTTCGACGGTCGATAACGAGGTCTACGGCAGCGCCAGCAAGGTCTACCACAACGTGGTCGGCCGCATCGGGGTCATGACCGGCGTCTGGAGCGATCTGCGCATTGGTCTGCCCGCCCAGACGGTCTGGAATGGGCACGAGCCCTACCACGAACCTATGCGGTTGCTGGCCGTGATTGAAGCGCCCAAAGACCGTATCCGCGCCATCATCAATCGGCAACCGCTGCTTGAACAATTATTCGATCGGAGGTGGGTGACGCTCGTGGCCTTGGAACCTCGGGACGGCGCGTTTTATCAGTACGATGGCATGAGCGAATGGACATTATTAGGAGGAGAGTCGCATGATCAGCTTAACACTGCATCCCATGAAAGAAATTAA
- a CDS encoding DUF3015 domain-containing protein — translation MKKVIMLGMVGVFLAMQGGLAMAANPDTGPGCGLGKLAWQNYPHQKVIGIQTMEATTNGLMGNQTFGITSGTSGCTNDGKFWAEHKVNAFAALNFENLSQDMAQGHGEHIASLATLMGIPADQQPAFFAMTQEKYASLVTAGETSPVAMVKALNEAVATHPMLAKVSLKQ, via the coding sequence ATGAAAAAAGTGATTATGCTCGGAATGGTAGGAGTGTTTCTGGCGATGCAGGGTGGACTTGCGATGGCAGCCAATCCTGACACCGGACCAGGCTGTGGTCTCGGCAAGTTGGCCTGGCAGAATTATCCCCACCAGAAGGTCATCGGTATCCAGACCATGGAAGCGACCACGAACGGGCTCATGGGCAACCAGACGTTCGGGATCACCAGCGGGACATCCGGCTGCACCAACGATGGTAAGTTCTGGGCGGAGCACAAGGTCAATGCCTTTGCAGCCTTGAATTTCGAGAACCTGTCTCAGGATATGGCGCAGGGCCATGGCGAGCATATCGCGTCCTTGGCGACGCTCATGGGGATTCCCGCCGATCAACAACCGGCGTTTTTTGCCATGACGCAGGAAAAGTATGCGTCGCTCGTCACCGCGGGTGAAACCTCCCCGGTTGCGATGGTGAAGGCGCTCAACGAAGCGGTGGCCACGCATCCGATGCTGGCCAAAGTTTCACTGAAGCAGTAA
- a CDS encoding M48 family metallopeptidase yields the protein MTQFLPNALCFGNEFPASGAPCVVQVDGEGLTIIIESEGTEGAREVIPFSALTVSAGGLDYDHLVVKWAHAQGERRLYLKNHDVIRAFRQAAPDHLSAPFEQAAERVRQVRHRHRVLWAAVGGSILSLVLGLWFGADLLVEVAVSRIPVEWEQKLGESAYRDFLAHQEVMTEGPAVTALGEMTQRLTEQIANNPYTFEVTVVKSDVVNAFALPGGHVVVFTGLMKKADSGEEVAGVMSHELNHVLQRHGLERVVKSLGLMTVVAIVLGDQQGLVGMMKQVGVELLTLKFGREQETEADVTGLQLLQRAKIDPAGMIKFFERLSEKDEGRMGWLSTHPMSTARAERLKAELAALPKKSPEPFTFNWKQVQASLGSPPVVAP from the coding sequence ATGACTCAATTTCTTCCCAACGCCCTTTGTTTCGGTAACGAGTTTCCCGCCAGCGGTGCTCCTTGCGTCGTCCAGGTCGATGGGGAGGGTCTCACGATCATCATCGAGTCTGAGGGGACCGAGGGTGCGCGAGAGGTGATCCCGTTTTCTGCACTCACTGTCTCGGCAGGCGGGCTCGACTATGACCATCTCGTGGTGAAGTGGGCTCACGCACAGGGGGAGCGGAGGCTCTATCTCAAAAACCACGACGTGATACGCGCCTTCCGCCAAGCCGCGCCGGATCATTTGAGCGCTCCGTTTGAACAGGCGGCCGAGCGGGTGCGGCAGGTGCGGCATCGCCATCGTGTCCTGTGGGCTGCCGTCGGCGGTTCGATTCTCTCCCTGGTACTGGGCCTCTGGTTCGGAGCCGATCTGTTGGTCGAGGTCGCCGTGAGCCGGATTCCGGTGGAGTGGGAGCAAAAGCTGGGGGAATCGGCCTATCGGGACTTTCTTGCCCATCAAGAGGTGATGACGGAAGGTCCGGCAGTCACTGCGCTGGGAGAGATGACACAGCGGCTGACCGAACAGATCGCCAACAATCCCTATACGTTTGAAGTGACCGTCGTGAAGAGCGACGTCGTCAATGCCTTCGCGCTGCCAGGCGGGCATGTGGTGGTGTTCACCGGGCTCATGAAAAAAGCGGACAGCGGTGAAGAAGTGGCGGGCGTCATGAGCCATGAGCTCAACCATGTGTTGCAGCGCCATGGGCTTGAGCGGGTCGTCAAGAGTCTTGGGCTGATGACCGTAGTGGCGATTGTGCTCGGTGATCAACAGGGCCTCGTCGGGATGATGAAGCAAGTCGGCGTCGAACTGCTCACCCTTAAATTCGGCCGGGAGCAGGAGACCGAAGCGGACGTGACGGGTTTGCAACTGCTTCAGCGGGCCAAGATCGATCCCGCCGGCATGATCAAGTTTTTCGAGCGGCTCTCGGAAAAAGACGAGGGGCGGATGGGATGGCTCTCGACGCATCCGATGAGCACAGCCAGGGCCGAACGACTGAAGGCGGAGTTAGCGGCCTTGCCGAAGAAATCTCCGGAGCCCTTTACGTTCAATTGGAAACAGGTCCAGGCCTCGCTCGGATCTCCGCCGGTCGTCGCTCCGTGA
- a CDS encoding TIGR00266 family protein: MKSEILYPGAFPMVRVDLAAGESIKAESGAMVACSPTIDIESKMEGGFLGALSRKFLTGEKFFFQTLRASRGPGEALLAPTVPGEIVILELDGVNEYMVQKDGFLAGADAIVIESKMQSLSRGLLGGEGFFILKISGKGTLVLNSFGAIHKIELKPDQEYIVDNSHLVAWSATTTYNIEKATSGWVASFTSGEGFVCRFRGPGLVYIQSRNPGSFGAWIRQFIPVSE; the protein is encoded by the coding sequence ATGAAGAGCGAGATCTTATATCCAGGGGCATTTCCGATGGTGCGGGTGGATTTGGCAGCGGGCGAGTCGATCAAGGCCGAGTCTGGTGCGATGGTGGCCTGTTCGCCGACCATCGACATCGAAAGCAAAATGGAAGGTGGGTTTCTTGGAGCCCTGTCGCGAAAGTTCCTGACGGGAGAGAAGTTTTTCTTCCAAACGCTGCGTGCCAGCCGTGGTCCCGGTGAAGCCTTGCTGGCGCCGACCGTCCCAGGTGAAATCGTCATCTTGGAACTCGATGGCGTGAACGAATACATGGTGCAGAAAGACGGTTTCCTTGCAGGCGCCGACGCGATCGTGATCGAAAGCAAAATGCAGAGCCTGAGCCGTGGTTTATTGGGCGGAGAAGGCTTCTTCATCTTGAAAATCAGCGGGAAAGGGACGCTGGTCCTGAACAGCTTTGGGGCGATTCACAAGATCGAGTTGAAGCCAGATCAGGAATACATCGTGGACAACAGCCACTTGGTGGCCTGGTCTGCCACCACGACTTACAACATCGAAAAGGCCACGTCTGGATGGGTCGCCAGCTTCACCTCTGGCGAGGGATTTGTGTGCCGGTTCCGAGGGCCCGGACTTGTGTACATTCAAAGCCGGAATCCAGGCAGTTTCGGAGCGTGGATCAGGCAATTCATCCCCGTCTCCGAGTAG
- a CDS encoding secretin N-terminal domain-containing protein gives MSTFSFGQFKWIRQTSLICLLAVLSGFLLPLTLRAEPGASSPGRVSLDFNDVELAVFVRFISELTGKNFVLDDVVKKAGGKISVYSPTKVTHDQAYSMFVAALEVSRLAVVQKGNVNQIVAMGDLPPERGAFVYKLKHANATDLAAILTNLVARSQTVAQTSPGTRPLFRPLSEFEAPVQVFADKATNSIIISATKSAYTKLQSVIRDLDTRRKQVFVEAVILEVQVDRLRQIGSDPLQVIGSGRSGSLQGIAGLNSAPENLATIAQAISGVAAGGATGGAFTVLNTVNVRAFLQLLLNLTDTNVLSTPQVLAADNQKAKIVVGENRPFPTGQAQGITGGTLVTIERKDVGVTLEFTPQVLENDLIRLEIKQEISAIAENVSQTIGSGTSSVPVGPTTTKRSMETTTIAKDQQTIVIGGLVRDNLVLNERKVPFLGDIPLLGWLFRFQSRATEKLSLLVFLTPTLVRDEADMVELNARKAAELGTLQRENRIEEPTRLKQDVLEKLERPNGSRQVPPTSDQPVAPQPVPQP, from the coding sequence ATGAGTACTTTCTCTTTCGGACAATTTAAGTGGATCAGGCAGACCTCGCTCATCTGTCTGCTGGCAGTACTGAGTGGGTTTCTGCTTCCTCTCACCCTGCGGGCCGAACCTGGCGCAAGCTCCCCCGGTCGCGTCTCCCTCGACTTCAATGACGTTGAACTCGCTGTTTTTGTTCGTTTCATTAGCGAGTTGACCGGCAAAAACTTCGTCTTGGATGATGTCGTCAAGAAAGCCGGCGGGAAAATCAGTGTGTATTCCCCGACCAAGGTCACGCATGACCAAGCCTACAGCATGTTCGTGGCAGCGCTCGAGGTGAGCCGTCTGGCTGTCGTCCAGAAAGGCAATGTCAATCAGATCGTCGCGATGGGGGACCTTCCTCCAGAGCGAGGCGCATTCGTCTACAAACTCAAACATGCCAATGCGACAGACCTGGCCGCCATCCTGACTAATCTCGTTGCCCGATCTCAAACCGTGGCACAAACCTCACCGGGCACGAGACCGCTGTTCAGGCCCTTGAGCGAATTCGAAGCCCCTGTTCAAGTCTTTGCGGACAAAGCCACAAATTCGATCATCATCAGTGCGACCAAAAGCGCCTATACCAAGTTGCAATCTGTCATTCGAGACCTGGATACGCGCCGGAAACAGGTCTTTGTCGAAGCCGTCATCCTGGAAGTGCAGGTCGACCGGCTCAGACAGATCGGGAGCGACCCTCTTCAGGTCATCGGTTCAGGCAGGAGCGGTTCACTGCAAGGCATTGCCGGACTCAATAGTGCACCGGAAAACTTAGCCACCATTGCGCAGGCCATTAGCGGCGTGGCTGCAGGTGGGGCAACAGGGGGAGCATTCACGGTACTCAACACGGTCAATGTGCGGGCATTTCTTCAACTGTTGCTGAACCTCACAGACACCAACGTCCTCTCGACACCTCAGGTACTTGCCGCAGACAATCAAAAGGCCAAAATCGTCGTGGGTGAAAATCGTCCCTTCCCAACCGGCCAGGCCCAGGGAATCACGGGCGGTACGCTCGTCACGATCGAACGAAAAGACGTGGGCGTCACACTGGAGTTCACGCCCCAAGTCTTAGAAAACGACTTGATCCGCTTGGAGATCAAGCAGGAGATTTCCGCGATCGCGGAAAATGTGTCACAAACGATCGGGAGCGGAACATCATCCGTCCCCGTAGGACCGACCACGACCAAACGGTCAATGGAAACCACCACCATTGCGAAAGATCAACAGACCATCGTCATCGGCGGGCTCGTGCGCGACAATCTCGTTCTCAACGAACGGAAAGTCCCGTTCCTTGGAGATATTCCGCTCTTAGGCTGGCTCTTCCGCTTCCAAAGCCGGGCGACCGAGAAACTCAGCCTGCTGGTGTTTCTCACCCCAACCCTGGTCAGGGATGAAGCAGACATGGTGGAATTGAACGCCCGCAAAGCAGCGGAGCTGGGAACCCTGCAGCGAGAAAATCGTATCGAGGAGCCCACAAGGCTCAAGCAAGATGTCCTGGAAAAACTCGAACGCCCGAATGGTTCCCGGCAAGTCCCCCCCACTTCAGACCAGCCCGTAGCCCCTCAGCCGGTGCCACAGCCCTGA
- a CDS encoding proton-conducting transporter membrane subunit produces MDFIFLIIAIGAPLLASGSIALLGATLGERSSSIGVGALWLSTGAALACLYQVVQGEPLLLTLSGFLPGPLSYTILLDRLAAVMMVLITGVSLVIHVYSQRYMQGDQGYVRFFSLLGLLTFVLLSLVTSGNLFWLFICWHLVTWLLVHLLSFNAASAAARAAALTTLRVQGFGDATLLAGIVLIYAKFGTFDLAELFRAIHTSPAPAFWAGTVFEINAITAITLLSLIAIMTKSAQFPFHVWLPGTIEAPTPVSAMLHAGIVNAGGFLVNRLAPLYGAAPASLHLMFLIGGLTALIGATTMLTQSSIKRTLVYSTMGQMGYMIMECGLGAFALAVFHLCAHGLFKATLFLNSGANIQKARNEFKLPGHEPVEKEIRFSLVTWATGLGVTLLLPLIILLAAHGLVHIPLFETQGTLIFLFFAWVTSAQAIFSLYRLDAVASWKVSLTMVATLALIGLTYLWAGESFTHFLYPDTEQVATYFQAASWPKGLFDAVVALAAVLVIGVWILLYGRAHGMRFLVPGWLGTLQTRAYVAFLNGLYVEDALRAWGRRLGRMKARPRE; encoded by the coding sequence ATGGACTTTATCTTCCTGATCATCGCAATAGGAGCTCCCCTCCTGGCAAGCGGATCGATCGCGCTGCTCGGGGCCACACTCGGCGAGAGGAGCTCCTCCATCGGGGTCGGTGCCCTGTGGCTCTCGACGGGCGCAGCGCTGGCTTGCCTCTATCAGGTCGTGCAAGGCGAGCCGCTGCTCCTCACGCTGTCCGGATTTCTTCCCGGGCCTCTGTCCTACACGATCCTGCTTGATCGACTTGCTGCGGTGATGATGGTCCTCATCACCGGCGTGAGCCTGGTGATCCACGTCTATTCACAACGCTATATGCAAGGCGACCAGGGCTACGTGCGGTTCTTTAGCCTGCTGGGCCTGCTGACCTTTGTGCTCTTGAGTCTGGTAACCAGTGGCAATCTATTCTGGCTCTTCATCTGTTGGCATCTGGTCACGTGGTTATTAGTCCACTTGCTCTCCTTCAATGCCGCCAGTGCTGCAGCGCGGGCGGCGGCTCTGACCACGTTGCGGGTGCAAGGATTCGGTGATGCCACCTTGCTTGCCGGTATTGTCCTCATCTACGCCAAGTTCGGGACCTTCGATCTCGCGGAACTGTTCCGTGCCATTCACACGTCTCCCGCGCCGGCCTTCTGGGCTGGAACCGTCTTTGAAATCAATGCCATCACGGCGATTACGCTGTTGAGCTTGATCGCGATCATGACGAAGTCCGCTCAATTTCCCTTCCACGTCTGGCTGCCTGGAACCATTGAGGCGCCCACGCCAGTCTCGGCCATGCTCCATGCAGGGATCGTCAACGCCGGAGGGTTCCTGGTCAACCGGCTGGCCCCGCTCTACGGCGCCGCTCCGGCGTCGCTCCATCTGATGTTTCTCATCGGAGGGCTGACCGCATTGATCGGAGCCACCACGATGCTGACCCAATCCAGCATCAAGCGGACGCTCGTCTATTCCACGATGGGACAGATGGGCTATATGATCATGGAATGCGGGCTCGGAGCCTTCGCCCTTGCCGTGTTTCACCTCTGCGCTCATGGGCTGTTCAAGGCCACCCTGTTCCTCAATTCTGGAGCCAACATTCAAAAAGCACGGAACGAGTTCAAACTTCCTGGGCATGAGCCCGTGGAAAAAGAGATTCGCTTCTCCTTGGTGACCTGGGCGACAGGCCTGGGGGTCACGCTGCTGTTGCCGTTGATCATCCTGCTCGCGGCCCACGGTCTCGTCCACATCCCCCTGTTTGAGACGCAGGGCACCTTGATCTTCTTGTTCTTTGCCTGGGTCACCTCGGCTCAAGCGATCTTCAGCCTCTATCGCCTTGATGCGGTGGCCTCGTGGAAAGTCTCCTTGACGATGGTGGCGACACTCGCCTTGATCGGCCTGACCTACTTGTGGGCCGGGGAATCCTTCACCCATTTTCTCTACCCGGACACCGAGCAGGTGGCAACCTATTTCCAGGCGGCATCTTGGCCGAAAGGCCTCTTTGATGCCGTGGTCGCCCTCGCGGCCGTCCTCGTGATTGGGGTCTGGATCCTCTTATACGGCAGGGCCCATGGAATGCGGTTCCTGGTTCCAGGCTGGCTGGGCACCCTCCAGACCCGCGCCTATGTCGCATTCCTCAACGGCCTCTACGTCGAGGATGCGCTGCGGGCCTGGGGAAGACGCTTAGGACGGATGAAGGCTCGACCACGCGAATAA
- a CDS encoding DUF4105 domain-containing protein, with translation MGFRSHVLEPHGLFRDIFFFFLFLVVLLGPGSVSSWAAQSDDVSYLNELIDRAVVERLADEREWQVLLHYHRTLFGGIESMQDDPGFFLSPDGKTDSQAELAATLAKFFSDELVGRSKQPAQCAFIARYYWLNERLQFDGRRLPQQPCERFTRWFDDFNAAAITVIFPTGFMNNPSSMFGHTFLRVDGKEQTPQTRILAYTINYAAQLPPDAGIEYAVKGVFGAYPGYFSTIPYYLKVQEYRDIDNRDIWEYRLNLTAPQIRRLLMHAWELGNAYFDYFFFGENCAYHILSLIEVAEPSIHLLDRFPLYTIPVDTVRLLRESGLVDEVVSRPSRSTLVRRKRASMAIEERTWFDRLIRNPAELQAEGFRLLQPDRQAFVLETASDYLLQHSAVGGEEGAPFRDKNRTILRARSELKVTPRDVSVEPYVTRPDLGHGTSRISTGAGWRNHRAFEEATLRAAYQDLLDPEPGFTPNAQIEIMSVSVRHYHHQSQARVEKFSPINIVSLAPMDSLSQLPSWKVNLGMQTIRHNGCQLCSNGVFNGGIGAAAETHLLKREVYFAFAEAEANYSRAYEERHRIGGGGTVGMLTDVTDRWKLMLSGSYLRYALGDKSDDIRWYAGSRYTLSQNWALRLEYNHRDRDNDLVFSVQAFF, from the coding sequence GTGGGGTTCCGGTCTCATGTGCTGGAACCCCACGGTCTTTTCCGGGATATCTTTTTCTTTTTCCTCTTCCTCGTCGTCCTCCTCGGTCCCGGTTCTGTTTCAAGCTGGGCCGCTCAATCCGACGACGTCTCCTATCTGAACGAACTCATTGATCGTGCCGTTGTGGAGCGCCTCGCCGATGAGCGTGAATGGCAGGTCTTGCTGCATTACCATCGGACTCTCTTCGGAGGGATCGAGAGCATGCAAGACGATCCTGGCTTCTTCCTGTCTCCGGACGGCAAGACCGATTCTCAGGCCGAGTTGGCGGCGACCCTGGCAAAATTTTTCTCAGATGAACTCGTCGGGCGCTCAAAGCAGCCGGCGCAATGCGCCTTTATCGCTCGGTATTATTGGCTCAACGAGCGACTTCAATTCGACGGGCGCCGATTGCCCCAGCAGCCGTGCGAACGGTTCACGCGCTGGTTCGACGATTTCAATGCGGCTGCGATCACCGTCATCTTTCCGACCGGGTTCATGAATAACCCCTCCTCCATGTTCGGCCACACATTTCTACGCGTGGACGGAAAGGAGCAGACGCCGCAGACCCGCATCCTCGCCTATACGATCAACTACGCGGCACAATTGCCGCCCGATGCGGGGATTGAATATGCGGTCAAGGGTGTCTTCGGGGCGTATCCTGGATATTTTTCGACCATTCCGTACTATCTCAAGGTGCAGGAATATCGCGACATCGATAATCGGGATATTTGGGAGTACCGACTCAATCTGACGGCCCCGCAAATCAGGCGACTCCTCATGCATGCGTGGGAGTTGGGGAACGCCTATTTCGATTACTTTTTCTTCGGTGAAAACTGCGCCTATCACATCCTCTCTCTCATTGAAGTAGCCGAGCCCTCGATCCATCTACTCGACCGGTTTCCGCTCTACACGATTCCGGTCGATACCGTTCGGCTGCTGCGGGAGTCCGGGCTGGTCGACGAAGTGGTATCCCGGCCATCCAGGAGTACGTTGGTGCGGCGCAAGCGCGCGTCGATGGCGATCGAAGAGCGAACCTGGTTCGATCGCCTGATCCGAAATCCCGCAGAGCTACAGGCAGAGGGGTTCCGCCTGTTGCAGCCGGATCGACAGGCCTTCGTATTGGAAACGGCATCGGACTATCTCCTGCAGCATAGTGCGGTCGGGGGAGAAGAGGGTGCGCCATTTCGAGATAAGAATCGAACGATCCTGCGTGCCAGAAGCGAATTGAAAGTGACGCCGCGTGATGTATCGGTCGAGCCCTATGTCACACGGCCTGATTTGGGTCATGGAACCAGTCGAATCTCAACGGGAGCCGGATGGCGCAACCATCGTGCGTTTGAAGAAGCGACCCTCCGTGCAGCCTACCAAGACCTGTTGGATCCGGAGCCGGGGTTCACCCCCAATGCGCAAATAGAAATCATGTCGGTATCGGTACGCCACTACCATCACCAATCGCAGGCCCGCGTCGAGAAGTTTAGCCCGATCAATATTGTTTCGCTGGCTCCGATGGATTCACTTTCTCAGCTGCCCTCCTGGAAGGTGAACCTGGGGATGCAGACGATCCGGCACAACGGCTGCCAACTCTGCAGCAACGGCGTATTCAACGGAGGCATCGGCGCTGCGGCAGAGACCCATCTGCTGAAGCGGGAAGTCTATTTCGCCTTTGCAGAAGCGGAAGCCAACTACAGCAGAGCCTACGAAGAGCGGCATCGGATTGGAGGCGGCGGGACGGTCGGGATGTTGACCGACGTAACGGATCGCTGGAAGTTGATGCTGTCTGGCTCCTATTTACGGTATGCACTCGGAGACAAGTCCGACGACATCCGCTGGTATGCCGGGTCGCGCTATACGCTCTCGCAGAACTGGGCGTTGCGGCTGGAATATAACCACCGGGACCGGGATAATGACCTGGTCTTCTCCGTCCAAGCCTTTTTCTAA